From a region of the Cyprinus carpio isolate SPL01 chromosome B21, ASM1834038v1, whole genome shotgun sequence genome:
- the LOC109046092 gene encoding alpha-2Db adrenergic receptor-like, whose amino-acid sequence MIRLAQSFWRIAQSFRLVATSLKSKRVLDENTPGNGGSVPKTLRMDITTITFLSPNSSADTNSTSAPRAPPHPQYAAMLIILVVTVIILVTIVGNVLVVVAVFTSRALRAPQNLFLVSLASADILVATLVIPFSLANEVMGYWYFGSTWCAFYLALDVLFCTSSIVHLCAISLDRYWSVTKAVSYNLKRTPRRIKFMITVVWVISAVISFPPLLMTKHDELECLLNNETWYILSSCMVSFFAPGLVMILVYCKIYRVAKQRASTVFVAKNGMERQPSQSETCFVRKGKSEMESPSSHSSGSRERKGELDDIDLEERSVSNRQRNSRFAKSRKVEGAHACPKQNGRLSWACSRASDLDQEPKARQLSLSKSKLAQMREKRFTSVLAVVMGVFVLCWFPFFFTYSLHAICRESCTIPDSLFNLFFWIGYCNSSVNPIIYTIFNRDFRKAFKKIMCKHSIRT is encoded by the coding sequence ATGATACGTTTGGCGCAGAGTTTTTGGCGGATCGCGCAGAGCTTCAGATTGGTTGCTACAAGTTTGAAGTCGAAGCGCGTTTTGGATGAGAATACGCCTGGAAATGGGGGATCTGTGCCCAAGACACTCAGAATGGATATAACTACCATCACCTTCCTCTCGCCGAACTCATCCGCGGATACTAATAGCACGAGCGCGCCTAGAGCCCCGCCGCATCCACAGTACGCTGCGATGCTCATCATTCTCGTGGTTACCGTGATTATCTTGGTGACCATAGTGGGTAATGTATTAGTGGTGGTGGCCGTTTTCACCAGCCGCGCGCTGCGTGCGCCACAGAACCTCTTTCTGGTCTCTTTGGCGTCCGCTGATATTTTGGTGGCCACTTTGGTTATTCCGTTCTCCCTAGCCAATGAAGTGATGGGCTACTGGTACTTTGGAAGCACCTGGTGTGCCTTCTACCTGGCTTTGGACGTGCTCTTTTGCACGTCATCCATTGTGCACCTCTGCGCCATAAGTTTGGACCGCTACTGGTCTGTCACCAAAGCGGTCAGCTACAACCTAAAGAGAACCCCGCGGAGAATAAAGTTCATGATCACGGTGGTGTGGGTCATTTCGGCCGTGATTTCCTTCCCACCGCTTCTCATGACCAAACACGACGAGCTGGAGTGCTTGCTGAACAACGAGACCTGGTACATCCTCTCCTCCTGCATGGTGTCGTTTTTTGCGCCTGGTCTTGTCATGATTTTAGTGTACTGCAAGATCTACAGGGTGGCCAAACAGCGCGCGTCCACCGTGTTCGTAGCTAAGAACGGGATGGAGCGACAGCCTTCACAATCCGAGACCTGCTTCGTGCGTAAAGGCAAGTCAGAGATGGAGAGCCCCAGCAGCCACAGCTCAGGCAGCCGAGAGCGCAAAGGCGAACTCGACGACATCGATCTGGAGGAGAGAAGCGTCTCCAACAGACAAAGAAATTCGCGCTTCGCCAAGAGCAGGAAGGTGGAAGGGGCACACGCGTGCCCAAAGCAAAATGGACGGCTGTCATGGGCATGTAGCCGCGCGTCGGACCTCGATCAGGAGCCGAAGGCGCGTCAGCTGTCTTTGTCCAAGTCCAAACTGGCACAGATGCGAGAGAAGCGCTTCACCTCCGTTCTGGCAGTGGTTATGGGGGTGTTCGTGCTCTGCTGGTTTCCTTTTTTCTTCACGTACAGCCTTCATGCCATATGCCGAGAAAGTTGCACAATACCGGATTCCCTGTTTAATCTCTTTTTCTGGATTGGTTACTGCAACAGTTCTGTTAACCCCATAATTTATACCATTTTCAATAGAGACTTTAGGAAAGCGTTCAAGAAAATAATGTGCAAGCATTCTATACgcacataa